Proteins from one Triticum aestivum cultivar Chinese Spring chromosome 7A, IWGSC CS RefSeq v2.1, whole genome shotgun sequence genomic window:
- the LOC123150285 gene encoding BTB/POZ domain-containing protein NPY1 isoform X1, with amino-acid sequence MKFMKLGSKPDAFQADGGGGDSRSSSRRYVLSDLPSDIVVHVDDARFYLHKNNACANVQLRAHRKMRLHSNVFRSSAATCNLDPRCPPLRIFPWVPLDRLSISTSTWLFPLLSKSSLLQRLIVEASQGGADEVRVGGLPGGARAFEICAKFCYGMVVTLNPYNVVAARCAAEHLGMTEDVDKGNLVFKIEVFLNSGVFRSWKDSIIALQSTVALLPWSEDLRLVARCVDSIAAKATASPGSVVWSYTYNRKAASSDEIVEARRCSSSSPAVPRDWWVEDLCELDVELYKRVMVAVKSRADRVPSDVVGEALRAYAARWFPESCRRGDTPADEDDACAMEVLETIVWLLPSDGDGSSPCGCSCQFLLNLLKLAVLVGAGELLREELLDRIVLQLHEASVSDLLIPAKPPAQTTYDVELVEALVGRYIRRAGLDDIDGEDVFETNGEADDPSLLALCKLVDGYLAEVAADPNLPVSSFVGLATSMPESARPSHDALYTAIDVFLKMHPNLSKVEKRRISSLMDVKKLSKEASIHAAQNDRLPLRVVVQVLFFEQMRAAAGSASASLLLAAAGDDNAHLELEDDGDGDCWKNRALALALPEPPAPSAALRKQIGSMSLKLVGEDRRRAEDAVSDGRRLARSASIANQSSRMSLSSRSRRIFDRLWVVGKPPGPGEVVSKSSDTSGSSQSPRSSAKPLGSNKSSGSSSRNRRYSVS; translated from the exons ATGAAGTTCATGAAGCTCGGCTCCAAGCCGGACGCCTTCcaggccgacggcggcggcggcgactccag ATCATCCTCCCGCAGATACGTGCTGTCCGACCTGCCGTCagacatcgtcgtccatgtcgacGACGCCAGGTTCTACCTGCACAAG AACAATGCATGCGCCAACGTACAGCTACGAGCACACCGCAAGATGCGGCTGCATTCCAACGTCTTTCGGTCAAGCGCTGCCACTTGTAATTTGGATCCACGCTGCCCGCCGCTCAGAATCTTTCCATGGGTTCCTCTAGATCGGCTCTCCATTTCCACGAGTACATGGTTG TTCCCTCTGCTGTCCAAGAGCAGCCTGCTGCAGCGGCTGATCGTGGAGGCGAGCCAGGGCGGCGCCGACGAGGTGCGCGTCGGCGGCCTGCCCGGCGGCGCGAGGGCCTTCGAGATCTGCGCCAAGTTCTGCTACGGCATGGTCGTCACGCTCAACCCGTACAACGTGGTGGCCGCGCGGTGCGCCGCCGAGCACCTGGGCATGACGGAGGACGTGGACAAGGGCAACCTCGTGTTCAAGATCGAGGTGTTCCTCAACTCCGGCGTCTTCCGGAGCTGGAAGGACTCCATCATCGCGCTGCAGAGCACCGTCGCGCTGCTGCCGTGGTCCGAGGACCTCAGGCTCGTCGCAAGGTGCGTCGACTCCATCGCCGCCAAGGCCACGGCCAGCCCCGGGAGCGTGGTCTGGTCCTACACGTACAACCGGAAGGCGGCGTCGTCTGACGAGATCGTCGAGGCTCGCCGGTGCTCCTCGTCGTCGCCGGCCGTGCCCAGGGACTGGTGGGTGGAGGACCTGTGCGAGCTGGACGTGGAGCTCTACAAGCGCGTCATGGTGGCCGTGAAGTCCAGGGCTGATAGGGTGCCTTCTGATGTCGTCGGGGAGGCTCTCAGGGCCTACGCCGCGAGGTGGTTCCCGGAGAGCTGCCGGCGCGGCGATACCCCGGCAGACGAAGACGATGCCTGCGCCATGGAAGTGCTCGAGACCATCGTCTGGCTGCTGCCGTCGGACGGCGATGGGTCGTCGCCGTGCGGCTGCTCCTGCCAGTTCCTCCTGAACCTGCTGAAGCTCGCCGTCCTGGTCGGTGCAGGGGAGCTGCTGAGGGAGGAGCTCCTGGACAGGATCGTGCTGCAGCTGCACGAGGCGTCGGTGAGCGATCTCCTGATACCCGCCAAGCCCCCGGCGCAGACCACCTACGACGTCGAGCTTGTCGAGGCGCTCGTCGGCCGGTACATTCGGCGCGCCGGACTCGACGACATTGACGGGGAGGACGTGTTTGAGACGAACGGGGAGGCAGACGACCCTTCCTTGCTGGCGCTGTGCAAACTCGTCGACGGGTACTTGGCAGAGGTCGCTGCCGACCCGAACCTGCCGGTGTCGAGCTTCGTCGGGCTGGCGACCTCCATGCCCGAGTCGGCCAGGCCGTCGCACGACGCCCTGTACACCGCCATTGATGTCTTCCTCAAG ATGCACCCAAATCTGTCGAAGGTGGAGAAGAGGAGGATCTCGAGCCTGATGGACGTGAAGAAGCTGTCCAAGGAGGCGAGCATCCACGCGGCGCAGAACGACCGCCTCCCGCTGCGGGTGGTGGTGCAGGTGCTCTTCTTCGAGCAGATgcgcgcggcggcggggagcgcgaGCGCGTCGCTCCTGCtggccgccgccggcgacgacaaCGCGCACCTGGAactggaagacgacggcgacggcgactgcTGGAAGAACCGCGCGCTGGCGCTGGCGCTGCCGGAGCCCCCGGCCCCGTCGGCGGCCCTGAGGAAGCAGATCGGGAGCATGAGCCTGAAGCTGGTCGGCGAGGACCGCCGCCGCGCCGAGGACGCCGTCAGCGACGGCCGGCGCCTGGCGAGGAGCGCCAGCATCGCGAACCAGAGCAGCAGGATGTCGCTGTCGTCGCGGTCGCGGCGGATCTTCGACCGGCTGTGGGTGGTCGGGAAGCCGCCGGGGCCCGGCGAGGTGGTGAGCAAGAGCTCCGACACGTCCGGGAGCTCGCAGAGCCCGCGGTCGTCGGCCAAGCCGCTGGGGTCCAACAAGTCGTCCGGCTCGTCGTCGAGGAACCGGCGGTACTCGGTGTCCTAG
- the LOC123150285 gene encoding BTB/POZ domain-containing protein NPY1 isoform X2 — protein sequence MKFMKLGSKPDAFQADGGGGDSRYVLSDLPSDIVVHVDDARFYLHKNNACANVQLRAHRKMRLHSNVFRSSAATCNLDPRCPPLRIFPWVPLDRLSISTSTWLFPLLSKSSLLQRLIVEASQGGADEVRVGGLPGGARAFEICAKFCYGMVVTLNPYNVVAARCAAEHLGMTEDVDKGNLVFKIEVFLNSGVFRSWKDSIIALQSTVALLPWSEDLRLVARCVDSIAAKATASPGSVVWSYTYNRKAASSDEIVEARRCSSSSPAVPRDWWVEDLCELDVELYKRVMVAVKSRADRVPSDVVGEALRAYAARWFPESCRRGDTPADEDDACAMEVLETIVWLLPSDGDGSSPCGCSCQFLLNLLKLAVLVGAGELLREELLDRIVLQLHEASVSDLLIPAKPPAQTTYDVELVEALVGRYIRRAGLDDIDGEDVFETNGEADDPSLLALCKLVDGYLAEVAADPNLPVSSFVGLATSMPESARPSHDALYTAIDVFLKMHPNLSKVEKRRISSLMDVKKLSKEASIHAAQNDRLPLRVVVQVLFFEQMRAAAGSASASLLLAAAGDDNAHLELEDDGDGDCWKNRALALALPEPPAPSAALRKQIGSMSLKLVGEDRRRAEDAVSDGRRLARSASIANQSSRMSLSSRSRRIFDRLWVVGKPPGPGEVVSKSSDTSGSSQSPRSSAKPLGSNKSSGSSSRNRRYSVS from the exons ATGAAGTTCATGAAGCTCGGCTCCAAGCCGGACGCCTTCcaggccgacggcggcggcggcgactccag ATACGTGCTGTCCGACCTGCCGTCagacatcgtcgtccatgtcgacGACGCCAGGTTCTACCTGCACAAG AACAATGCATGCGCCAACGTACAGCTACGAGCACACCGCAAGATGCGGCTGCATTCCAACGTCTTTCGGTCAAGCGCTGCCACTTGTAATTTGGATCCACGCTGCCCGCCGCTCAGAATCTTTCCATGGGTTCCTCTAGATCGGCTCTCCATTTCCACGAGTACATGGTTG TTCCCTCTGCTGTCCAAGAGCAGCCTGCTGCAGCGGCTGATCGTGGAGGCGAGCCAGGGCGGCGCCGACGAGGTGCGCGTCGGCGGCCTGCCCGGCGGCGCGAGGGCCTTCGAGATCTGCGCCAAGTTCTGCTACGGCATGGTCGTCACGCTCAACCCGTACAACGTGGTGGCCGCGCGGTGCGCCGCCGAGCACCTGGGCATGACGGAGGACGTGGACAAGGGCAACCTCGTGTTCAAGATCGAGGTGTTCCTCAACTCCGGCGTCTTCCGGAGCTGGAAGGACTCCATCATCGCGCTGCAGAGCACCGTCGCGCTGCTGCCGTGGTCCGAGGACCTCAGGCTCGTCGCAAGGTGCGTCGACTCCATCGCCGCCAAGGCCACGGCCAGCCCCGGGAGCGTGGTCTGGTCCTACACGTACAACCGGAAGGCGGCGTCGTCTGACGAGATCGTCGAGGCTCGCCGGTGCTCCTCGTCGTCGCCGGCCGTGCCCAGGGACTGGTGGGTGGAGGACCTGTGCGAGCTGGACGTGGAGCTCTACAAGCGCGTCATGGTGGCCGTGAAGTCCAGGGCTGATAGGGTGCCTTCTGATGTCGTCGGGGAGGCTCTCAGGGCCTACGCCGCGAGGTGGTTCCCGGAGAGCTGCCGGCGCGGCGATACCCCGGCAGACGAAGACGATGCCTGCGCCATGGAAGTGCTCGAGACCATCGTCTGGCTGCTGCCGTCGGACGGCGATGGGTCGTCGCCGTGCGGCTGCTCCTGCCAGTTCCTCCTGAACCTGCTGAAGCTCGCCGTCCTGGTCGGTGCAGGGGAGCTGCTGAGGGAGGAGCTCCTGGACAGGATCGTGCTGCAGCTGCACGAGGCGTCGGTGAGCGATCTCCTGATACCCGCCAAGCCCCCGGCGCAGACCACCTACGACGTCGAGCTTGTCGAGGCGCTCGTCGGCCGGTACATTCGGCGCGCCGGACTCGACGACATTGACGGGGAGGACGTGTTTGAGACGAACGGGGAGGCAGACGACCCTTCCTTGCTGGCGCTGTGCAAACTCGTCGACGGGTACTTGGCAGAGGTCGCTGCCGACCCGAACCTGCCGGTGTCGAGCTTCGTCGGGCTGGCGACCTCCATGCCCGAGTCGGCCAGGCCGTCGCACGACGCCCTGTACACCGCCATTGATGTCTTCCTCAAG ATGCACCCAAATCTGTCGAAGGTGGAGAAGAGGAGGATCTCGAGCCTGATGGACGTGAAGAAGCTGTCCAAGGAGGCGAGCATCCACGCGGCGCAGAACGACCGCCTCCCGCTGCGGGTGGTGGTGCAGGTGCTCTTCTTCGAGCAGATgcgcgcggcggcggggagcgcgaGCGCGTCGCTCCTGCtggccgccgccggcgacgacaaCGCGCACCTGGAactggaagacgacggcgacggcgactgcTGGAAGAACCGCGCGCTGGCGCTGGCGCTGCCGGAGCCCCCGGCCCCGTCGGCGGCCCTGAGGAAGCAGATCGGGAGCATGAGCCTGAAGCTGGTCGGCGAGGACCGCCGCCGCGCCGAGGACGCCGTCAGCGACGGCCGGCGCCTGGCGAGGAGCGCCAGCATCGCGAACCAGAGCAGCAGGATGTCGCTGTCGTCGCGGTCGCGGCGGATCTTCGACCGGCTGTGGGTGGTCGGGAAGCCGCCGGGGCCCGGCGAGGTGGTGAGCAAGAGCTCCGACACGTCCGGGAGCTCGCAGAGCCCGCGGTCGTCGGCCAAGCCGCTGGGGTCCAACAAGTCGTCCGGCTCGTCGTCGAGGAACCGGCGGTACTCGGTGTCCTAG
- the LOC123150285 gene encoding BTB/POZ domain-containing protein NPY1 isoform X4 produces MKFMKLGSKPDAFQADGGGGDSRYVLSDLPSDIVVHVDDARFYLHKFPLLSKSSLLQRLIVEASQGGADEVRVGGLPGGARAFEICAKFCYGMVVTLNPYNVVAARCAAEHLGMTEDVDKGNLVFKIEVFLNSGVFRSWKDSIIALQSTVALLPWSEDLRLVARCVDSIAAKATASPGSVVWSYTYNRKAASSDEIVEARRCSSSSPAVPRDWWVEDLCELDVELYKRVMVAVKSRADRVPSDVVGEALRAYAARWFPESCRRGDTPADEDDACAMEVLETIVWLLPSDGDGSSPCGCSCQFLLNLLKLAVLVGAGELLREELLDRIVLQLHEASVSDLLIPAKPPAQTTYDVELVEALVGRYIRRAGLDDIDGEDVFETNGEADDPSLLALCKLVDGYLAEVAADPNLPVSSFVGLATSMPESARPSHDALYTAIDVFLKMHPNLSKVEKRRISSLMDVKKLSKEASIHAAQNDRLPLRVVVQVLFFEQMRAAAGSASASLLLAAAGDDNAHLELEDDGDGDCWKNRALALALPEPPAPSAALRKQIGSMSLKLVGEDRRRAEDAVSDGRRLARSASIANQSSRMSLSSRSRRIFDRLWVVGKPPGPGEVVSKSSDTSGSSQSPRSSAKPLGSNKSSGSSSRNRRYSVS; encoded by the exons ATGAAGTTCATGAAGCTCGGCTCCAAGCCGGACGCCTTCcaggccgacggcggcggcggcgactccag ATACGTGCTGTCCGACCTGCCGTCagacatcgtcgtccatgtcgacGACGCCAGGTTCTACCTGCACAAG TTCCCTCTGCTGTCCAAGAGCAGCCTGCTGCAGCGGCTGATCGTGGAGGCGAGCCAGGGCGGCGCCGACGAGGTGCGCGTCGGCGGCCTGCCCGGCGGCGCGAGGGCCTTCGAGATCTGCGCCAAGTTCTGCTACGGCATGGTCGTCACGCTCAACCCGTACAACGTGGTGGCCGCGCGGTGCGCCGCCGAGCACCTGGGCATGACGGAGGACGTGGACAAGGGCAACCTCGTGTTCAAGATCGAGGTGTTCCTCAACTCCGGCGTCTTCCGGAGCTGGAAGGACTCCATCATCGCGCTGCAGAGCACCGTCGCGCTGCTGCCGTGGTCCGAGGACCTCAGGCTCGTCGCAAGGTGCGTCGACTCCATCGCCGCCAAGGCCACGGCCAGCCCCGGGAGCGTGGTCTGGTCCTACACGTACAACCGGAAGGCGGCGTCGTCTGACGAGATCGTCGAGGCTCGCCGGTGCTCCTCGTCGTCGCCGGCCGTGCCCAGGGACTGGTGGGTGGAGGACCTGTGCGAGCTGGACGTGGAGCTCTACAAGCGCGTCATGGTGGCCGTGAAGTCCAGGGCTGATAGGGTGCCTTCTGATGTCGTCGGGGAGGCTCTCAGGGCCTACGCCGCGAGGTGGTTCCCGGAGAGCTGCCGGCGCGGCGATACCCCGGCAGACGAAGACGATGCCTGCGCCATGGAAGTGCTCGAGACCATCGTCTGGCTGCTGCCGTCGGACGGCGATGGGTCGTCGCCGTGCGGCTGCTCCTGCCAGTTCCTCCTGAACCTGCTGAAGCTCGCCGTCCTGGTCGGTGCAGGGGAGCTGCTGAGGGAGGAGCTCCTGGACAGGATCGTGCTGCAGCTGCACGAGGCGTCGGTGAGCGATCTCCTGATACCCGCCAAGCCCCCGGCGCAGACCACCTACGACGTCGAGCTTGTCGAGGCGCTCGTCGGCCGGTACATTCGGCGCGCCGGACTCGACGACATTGACGGGGAGGACGTGTTTGAGACGAACGGGGAGGCAGACGACCCTTCCTTGCTGGCGCTGTGCAAACTCGTCGACGGGTACTTGGCAGAGGTCGCTGCCGACCCGAACCTGCCGGTGTCGAGCTTCGTCGGGCTGGCGACCTCCATGCCCGAGTCGGCCAGGCCGTCGCACGACGCCCTGTACACCGCCATTGATGTCTTCCTCAAG ATGCACCCAAATCTGTCGAAGGTGGAGAAGAGGAGGATCTCGAGCCTGATGGACGTGAAGAAGCTGTCCAAGGAGGCGAGCATCCACGCGGCGCAGAACGACCGCCTCCCGCTGCGGGTGGTGGTGCAGGTGCTCTTCTTCGAGCAGATgcgcgcggcggcggggagcgcgaGCGCGTCGCTCCTGCtggccgccgccggcgacgacaaCGCGCACCTGGAactggaagacgacggcgacggcgactgcTGGAAGAACCGCGCGCTGGCGCTGGCGCTGCCGGAGCCCCCGGCCCCGTCGGCGGCCCTGAGGAAGCAGATCGGGAGCATGAGCCTGAAGCTGGTCGGCGAGGACCGCCGCCGCGCCGAGGACGCCGTCAGCGACGGCCGGCGCCTGGCGAGGAGCGCCAGCATCGCGAACCAGAGCAGCAGGATGTCGCTGTCGTCGCGGTCGCGGCGGATCTTCGACCGGCTGTGGGTGGTCGGGAAGCCGCCGGGGCCCGGCGAGGTGGTGAGCAAGAGCTCCGACACGTCCGGGAGCTCGCAGAGCCCGCGGTCGTCGGCCAAGCCGCTGGGGTCCAACAAGTCGTCCGGCTCGTCGTCGAGGAACCGGCGGTACTCGGTGTCCTAG
- the LOC123150285 gene encoding BTB/POZ domain-containing protein NPY1 isoform X3 — protein MKFMKLGSKPDAFQADGGGGDSRSSSRRYVLSDLPSDIVVHVDDARFYLHKFPLLSKSSLLQRLIVEASQGGADEVRVGGLPGGARAFEICAKFCYGMVVTLNPYNVVAARCAAEHLGMTEDVDKGNLVFKIEVFLNSGVFRSWKDSIIALQSTVALLPWSEDLRLVARCVDSIAAKATASPGSVVWSYTYNRKAASSDEIVEARRCSSSSPAVPRDWWVEDLCELDVELYKRVMVAVKSRADRVPSDVVGEALRAYAARWFPESCRRGDTPADEDDACAMEVLETIVWLLPSDGDGSSPCGCSCQFLLNLLKLAVLVGAGELLREELLDRIVLQLHEASVSDLLIPAKPPAQTTYDVELVEALVGRYIRRAGLDDIDGEDVFETNGEADDPSLLALCKLVDGYLAEVAADPNLPVSSFVGLATSMPESARPSHDALYTAIDVFLKMHPNLSKVEKRRISSLMDVKKLSKEASIHAAQNDRLPLRVVVQVLFFEQMRAAAGSASASLLLAAAGDDNAHLELEDDGDGDCWKNRALALALPEPPAPSAALRKQIGSMSLKLVGEDRRRAEDAVSDGRRLARSASIANQSSRMSLSSRSRRIFDRLWVVGKPPGPGEVVSKSSDTSGSSQSPRSSAKPLGSNKSSGSSSRNRRYSVS, from the exons ATGAAGTTCATGAAGCTCGGCTCCAAGCCGGACGCCTTCcaggccgacggcggcggcggcgactccag ATCATCCTCCCGCAGATACGTGCTGTCCGACCTGCCGTCagacatcgtcgtccatgtcgacGACGCCAGGTTCTACCTGCACAAG TTCCCTCTGCTGTCCAAGAGCAGCCTGCTGCAGCGGCTGATCGTGGAGGCGAGCCAGGGCGGCGCCGACGAGGTGCGCGTCGGCGGCCTGCCCGGCGGCGCGAGGGCCTTCGAGATCTGCGCCAAGTTCTGCTACGGCATGGTCGTCACGCTCAACCCGTACAACGTGGTGGCCGCGCGGTGCGCCGCCGAGCACCTGGGCATGACGGAGGACGTGGACAAGGGCAACCTCGTGTTCAAGATCGAGGTGTTCCTCAACTCCGGCGTCTTCCGGAGCTGGAAGGACTCCATCATCGCGCTGCAGAGCACCGTCGCGCTGCTGCCGTGGTCCGAGGACCTCAGGCTCGTCGCAAGGTGCGTCGACTCCATCGCCGCCAAGGCCACGGCCAGCCCCGGGAGCGTGGTCTGGTCCTACACGTACAACCGGAAGGCGGCGTCGTCTGACGAGATCGTCGAGGCTCGCCGGTGCTCCTCGTCGTCGCCGGCCGTGCCCAGGGACTGGTGGGTGGAGGACCTGTGCGAGCTGGACGTGGAGCTCTACAAGCGCGTCATGGTGGCCGTGAAGTCCAGGGCTGATAGGGTGCCTTCTGATGTCGTCGGGGAGGCTCTCAGGGCCTACGCCGCGAGGTGGTTCCCGGAGAGCTGCCGGCGCGGCGATACCCCGGCAGACGAAGACGATGCCTGCGCCATGGAAGTGCTCGAGACCATCGTCTGGCTGCTGCCGTCGGACGGCGATGGGTCGTCGCCGTGCGGCTGCTCCTGCCAGTTCCTCCTGAACCTGCTGAAGCTCGCCGTCCTGGTCGGTGCAGGGGAGCTGCTGAGGGAGGAGCTCCTGGACAGGATCGTGCTGCAGCTGCACGAGGCGTCGGTGAGCGATCTCCTGATACCCGCCAAGCCCCCGGCGCAGACCACCTACGACGTCGAGCTTGTCGAGGCGCTCGTCGGCCGGTACATTCGGCGCGCCGGACTCGACGACATTGACGGGGAGGACGTGTTTGAGACGAACGGGGAGGCAGACGACCCTTCCTTGCTGGCGCTGTGCAAACTCGTCGACGGGTACTTGGCAGAGGTCGCTGCCGACCCGAACCTGCCGGTGTCGAGCTTCGTCGGGCTGGCGACCTCCATGCCCGAGTCGGCCAGGCCGTCGCACGACGCCCTGTACACCGCCATTGATGTCTTCCTCAAG ATGCACCCAAATCTGTCGAAGGTGGAGAAGAGGAGGATCTCGAGCCTGATGGACGTGAAGAAGCTGTCCAAGGAGGCGAGCATCCACGCGGCGCAGAACGACCGCCTCCCGCTGCGGGTGGTGGTGCAGGTGCTCTTCTTCGAGCAGATgcgcgcggcggcggggagcgcgaGCGCGTCGCTCCTGCtggccgccgccggcgacgacaaCGCGCACCTGGAactggaagacgacggcgacggcgactgcTGGAAGAACCGCGCGCTGGCGCTGGCGCTGCCGGAGCCCCCGGCCCCGTCGGCGGCCCTGAGGAAGCAGATCGGGAGCATGAGCCTGAAGCTGGTCGGCGAGGACCGCCGCCGCGCCGAGGACGCCGTCAGCGACGGCCGGCGCCTGGCGAGGAGCGCCAGCATCGCGAACCAGAGCAGCAGGATGTCGCTGTCGTCGCGGTCGCGGCGGATCTTCGACCGGCTGTGGGTGGTCGGGAAGCCGCCGGGGCCCGGCGAGGTGGTGAGCAAGAGCTCCGACACGTCCGGGAGCTCGCAGAGCCCGCGGTCGTCGGCCAAGCCGCTGGGGTCCAACAAGTCGTCCGGCTCGTCGTCGAGGAACCGGCGGTACTCGGTGTCCTAG
- the LOC123150285 gene encoding BTB/POZ domain-containing protein NPY1 isoform X5 → MVVTLNPYNVVAARCAAEHLGMTEDVDKGNLVFKIEVFLNSGVFRSWKDSIIALQSTVALLPWSEDLRLVARCVDSIAAKATASPGSVVWSYTYNRKAASSDEIVEARRCSSSSPAVPRDWWVEDLCELDVELYKRVMVAVKSRADRVPSDVVGEALRAYAARWFPESCRRGDTPADEDDACAMEVLETIVWLLPSDGDGSSPCGCSCQFLLNLLKLAVLVGAGELLREELLDRIVLQLHEASVSDLLIPAKPPAQTTYDVELVEALVGRYIRRAGLDDIDGEDVFETNGEADDPSLLALCKLVDGYLAEVAADPNLPVSSFVGLATSMPESARPSHDALYTAIDVFLKMHPNLSKVEKRRISSLMDVKKLSKEASIHAAQNDRLPLRVVVQVLFFEQMRAAAGSASASLLLAAAGDDNAHLELEDDGDGDCWKNRALALALPEPPAPSAALRKQIGSMSLKLVGEDRRRAEDAVSDGRRLARSASIANQSSRMSLSSRSRRIFDRLWVVGKPPGPGEVVSKSSDTSGSSQSPRSSAKPLGSNKSSGSSSRNRRYSVS, encoded by the exons ATGGTCGTCACGCTCAACCCGTACAACGTGGTGGCCGCGCGGTGCGCCGCCGAGCACCTGGGCATGACGGAGGACGTGGACAAGGGCAACCTCGTGTTCAAGATCGAGGTGTTCCTCAACTCCGGCGTCTTCCGGAGCTGGAAGGACTCCATCATCGCGCTGCAGAGCACCGTCGCGCTGCTGCCGTGGTCCGAGGACCTCAGGCTCGTCGCAAGGTGCGTCGACTCCATCGCCGCCAAGGCCACGGCCAGCCCCGGGAGCGTGGTCTGGTCCTACACGTACAACCGGAAGGCGGCGTCGTCTGACGAGATCGTCGAGGCTCGCCGGTGCTCCTCGTCGTCGCCGGCCGTGCCCAGGGACTGGTGGGTGGAGGACCTGTGCGAGCTGGACGTGGAGCTCTACAAGCGCGTCATGGTGGCCGTGAAGTCCAGGGCTGATAGGGTGCCTTCTGATGTCGTCGGGGAGGCTCTCAGGGCCTACGCCGCGAGGTGGTTCCCGGAGAGCTGCCGGCGCGGCGATACCCCGGCAGACGAAGACGATGCCTGCGCCATGGAAGTGCTCGAGACCATCGTCTGGCTGCTGCCGTCGGACGGCGATGGGTCGTCGCCGTGCGGCTGCTCCTGCCAGTTCCTCCTGAACCTGCTGAAGCTCGCCGTCCTGGTCGGTGCAGGGGAGCTGCTGAGGGAGGAGCTCCTGGACAGGATCGTGCTGCAGCTGCACGAGGCGTCGGTGAGCGATCTCCTGATACCCGCCAAGCCCCCGGCGCAGACCACCTACGACGTCGAGCTTGTCGAGGCGCTCGTCGGCCGGTACATTCGGCGCGCCGGACTCGACGACATTGACGGGGAGGACGTGTTTGAGACGAACGGGGAGGCAGACGACCCTTCCTTGCTGGCGCTGTGCAAACTCGTCGACGGGTACTTGGCAGAGGTCGCTGCCGACCCGAACCTGCCGGTGTCGAGCTTCGTCGGGCTGGCGACCTCCATGCCCGAGTCGGCCAGGCCGTCGCACGACGCCCTGTACACCGCCATTGATGTCTTCCTCAAG ATGCACCCAAATCTGTCGAAGGTGGAGAAGAGGAGGATCTCGAGCCTGATGGACGTGAAGAAGCTGTCCAAGGAGGCGAGCATCCACGCGGCGCAGAACGACCGCCTCCCGCTGCGGGTGGTGGTGCAGGTGCTCTTCTTCGAGCAGATgcgcgcggcggcggggagcgcgaGCGCGTCGCTCCTGCtggccgccgccggcgacgacaaCGCGCACCTGGAactggaagacgacggcgacggcgactgcTGGAAGAACCGCGCGCTGGCGCTGGCGCTGCCGGAGCCCCCGGCCCCGTCGGCGGCCCTGAGGAAGCAGATCGGGAGCATGAGCCTGAAGCTGGTCGGCGAGGACCGCCGCCGCGCCGAGGACGCCGTCAGCGACGGCCGGCGCCTGGCGAGGAGCGCCAGCATCGCGAACCAGAGCAGCAGGATGTCGCTGTCGTCGCGGTCGCGGCGGATCTTCGACCGGCTGTGGGTGGTCGGGAAGCCGCCGGGGCCCGGCGAGGTGGTGAGCAAGAGCTCCGACACGTCCGGGAGCTCGCAGAGCCCGCGGTCGTCGGCCAAGCCGCTGGGGTCCAACAAGTCGTCCGGCTCGTCGTCGAGGAACCGGCGGTACTCGGTGTCCTAG